The following are encoded in a window of Brettanomyces bruxellensis chromosome 9, complete sequence genomic DNA:
- the RPN11 gene encoding multicatalytic endopeptidase (MEROPS:MER0022005~BUSCO:EOG09263QB7), with the protein MDRLQSLLGARMGGLGGGVGLQNQPSVDSAETVYISSLALLKMLKHGRAGVPMEVMGLMLGDFVDEFTIHVVDVFAMPQSGTGVSVEAVDDVFQTKMMDMLRQTGRDQMVVGWYHSHPGFGCWLSSVDVNTQQSFEQLNPRSVAVVIDPIQSVKGKVVIDAFRSIPSQVIMLGQEPRQTTSNVGLLHKPTIQSLIHGLNRSYYSLNIEYRKTSKETDMLQNLHKKEWTTGLKIEDYNDNDQKNLGATKRMVKIAKQYVERIQEEKELSEDQLKTRYVGKQDPKKHLTEAAEKLIEDNTLSIVKGNVDRLAI; encoded by the coding sequence ATGGATAGATTACAGTCTCTTCTTGGTGCTAGAATGGGTGGTCTTGGAGGCGGCGTTGGCCTTCAGAACCAGCCTTCTGTTGATAGTGCGGAAACCGTTTATATATCATCGTTAGCCCTACTTAAAATGTTGAAACACGGAAGAGCCGGTGTCCCCATGGAAGTTATGGGTCTTATGTTGGGGGACTTTGTTGATGAGTTCACGATCCATGTCGTGGATGTTTTCGCTATGCCTCAGTCTGGTACAGGCGTTTCTGTTGAAGCAGTTGATGATGTTtttcaaacaaaaatgatgGACATGCTAAGACAGACAGGTAGGGATCAAATGGTTGTTGGATGGTATCACTCGCATCCTGGATTTGGATGTTGGCTTTCATCAGTGGATGTGAATACTCAGCAGTCTTTTGAGCAATTAAATCCTAGATCTGTTGCAGTGGTTATAGATCCTATACAGTCCGTGAAGGGTAAAGTTGTGATTGATGCATTCCGTTCAATCCCTTCCCAGGTCATAATGCTTGGACAAGAACCACGTCAAACAACATCCAATGTTGGACTTCTTCATAAGCCAACTATCCAGTCCCTTATCCATGGTCTTAATAGAAGTTACTATTCATTAAACATAGAATACAGAAAAACGTCAAAGGAAACAGACATGCTCCAGAATTTACACAAGAAAGAATGGACGACTGGTTTAAAGATTGAGGATTACAACGACAATGATCAAAAGAATTTGGGGGCCACGAAAAGAATGGTTAAAATTGCAAAGCAATATGTCGAAAGAATTCAGGAGGAGAAAGAACTTTCAGAGGATCAGCTTAAGACGCGGTATGTCGGCAAGCAAGATCCTAAGAAACATCTTACGGAAGCCGCTGAGAAACTTATTGAAGATAACACGTTATCAATTGTCAAGGGCAACGTGGACAGACTTGCTATATAA
- a CDS encoding uncharacterized protein (MEROPS:MER0001733), whose translation MEQEEPAELRGLKYPAKKHALKVKEHFISKKGQLLENKSAFFIAGETLKLYAYCDETYPLRQNRYFHYLSGVDQIPGCYILYTLADDKLILYLPEIDWDDVMWSGMPKSLKDAAQQYDVDEVRYEAEINKKLSDLSHSGVTIYTTDTKNYADKPFAKLVKTADKDFFYALDEARLIKDSYEIALMKYANKITANSHIAVMSAQPIETNETHMHAEFIYHSIRQGSKVQSYDPICCSGPSCGTLHYVKNDESMKNKCSTLIDAGADWRCYASDVTRCFPITGEWTKEHLEIYKTVQDMQIQVLNGIRPGVAWESLHCLAHEVMIKHFLDLGIFKNGTAKEIYDSRVSVWFFPHGLGHLIGLDTHDVGGYPNYDDPDIMLRWLRLRRKLLPGMVVSDEPGVYFNKYLIEKAYKDPKQSKYIDKDVLQKYLNVGGVRIEDDILVTEDGHENLTVVTSDPDEISKIVKKGIAKGRQGFHVVA comes from the coding sequence ATGGAACAGGAAGAACCAGCAGAACTAAGAGGTCTCAAGTACCCAGCCAAAAAACATGCATTGAAAGTTAAAGAACATTTCATTTCGAAGAAAGGGCAACTATTGGAAAACAAATCTGCCTTTTTTATTGCCGGTGAGACCTTGAAATTGTATGCGTACTGTGATGAGACATATCCTTTGCGCCAGAATAGATACTTCCACTATCTTTCAGGAGTTGATCAAATCCCAGGCTGTTACATTCTCTACACCCTTGCTGATGATAAGCTCATTTTATATCTTCCAGAGATTGATTGGGACGATGTGATGTGGAGCGGAATGCCAAAGAGCTTGAAGGATGCGGCACAGCAatatgatgttgatgaagttaGATATGAAGCAGAGATTAACAAGAAGCTTTCTGACTTATCACATTCCGGAGTTACCATATATACTACAGATACGAAGAATTATGCGGACAAGCCATTTGCCAAGCTTGTCAAGACTGCTGACAAGGATTTCTTTTACGCACTTGATGAGGCCCGTTTAATCAAGGACTCTTATGAAATTGCATTGATGAAGTACGCTAACAAGATTACCGCTAACTCGCATATTGCTGTTATGTCGGCACAGCCAATTGAGACAAACGAGACACATATGCATGCCGAGTTTATCTATCACTCCATCAGACAGGGATCAAAAGTCCAGAGTTATGATCCGATTTGCTGTTCAGGTCCAAGCTGTGGTACTTTGCATTAcgtgaaaaatgatgagtcgatgaaaaataaatgcaGCACATTGATTGATGCAGGTGCAGACTGGAGATGTTATGCTTCGGATGTCACTAGATGCTTCCCAATTACTGGTGAATGGACAAAAGAACATTTAGAGATCTATAAGACAGTTCAGGATATGCAGATACAAGTCTTGAACGGAATCAGACCAGGTGTGGCTTGGGAGTCGTTACATTGCTTGGCTCATGAAGTTATGATTAAACATTTTCTTGACCTTGGAATCTTCAAGAATGGAACTGCAAAGGAAATATACGATAGCAGAGTCTCAGTTTGGTTTTTCCCACACGGGTTGGGCCATTTGATTGGCTTAGACACCCATGATGTTGGTGGATATCCAAACTACGATGACCCGGATATCATGTTAAGGTGGCTTCGTTTAAGGAGAAAGCTTTTACCGGGTATGGTTGTGTCAGATGAACCAGGTGTTTACTTCAATAAATACCTTATAGAAAAGGCTTACAAGGACCCAAAACAGTCGAAATACATTGATAAGGATGTTCTTCAGAAATACCTGAATGTTGGTGGTGTTAGAattgaagatgatattcTTGTCACCGAGGATGGTCATGAGAATCTCACTGTTGTTACTAGCGATCCAGATGAGATTTCGAAGATTGTTAAGAAGGGCATCGCAAAGGGTAGACAAGGATTCCACGTTGTTGCTTAA
- the MCM5 gene encoding minichromosome maintenance protein 5, whose translation MSFERGDTFSTSVLPGETPSEDQFSEVIKAFKRFILEFRINNNFIYRDQLRENILLHEYKLTVNSEHLISYHDELNKKLTDDPAEMIPLFEQAITEIAKRIAYISSDEAPSSFPICQLILLSNDHRISIRDLDAEHISKIVKISGIIISASTLHSKATEVTLMCRNCRHTMKMKIQSSFGVPQIPNKCQAPPQPNGAKSDCPPEPYIIVHDKSKFIDQQVLKLQETTDMIPVGEMPRHILLSVDRYLCNRVVPGTRCDVVGIYSIYQSRVKSSGSANNAAIRNPYMKVLGIQTESDLITGGGLNNVFSEEEEEEFLTLSRMPDLYERFSRSIAPSIYGNSDMKKAITCLLFGGSKKVLPDGMRLRGDINVLLLGDPGTAKSQLLKFVEKVSPIAIYTSGKGSSAAGLTASVQRDQATGDFYLEGGAMVLADGGVVCIDEFDKMREEDRVAIHEAMEQQTISIAKAGITTVLNSRTSVLAAANPVFGRYDDSRSAGENIDFQTTILSRFDMIFIVKDEHNTQRDIAIAKHVMNVHANGGSAEEQSEGEIPIEKMKRYIQYCRAKCAPRLSMEAAEMLSSHFVSIRKEVKQKESYSSERSSIPITVRQLEAIVRIAESLAKMELSPVAAERHVEEAIRLFNASTMQAINSENADSAQLTGQITRIEAEIKRRLPIGWSTSYSTLRRQFVDRGRYTQAALEKALTILERKESIQFRHQRMSVFRCGV comes from the coding sequence ATGTCATTTGAGAGAGGTGATACATTCAGCACGTCTGTTCTCCCGGGTGAAACACCCTCGGAGGACCAGTTTAGTGAGGTGATAAAGGCATTCAAAAGATTTATTTTAGAATTCAGAATCAATAATAACTTTATCTATCGTGATCAActaagagaaaatattcttcttcatgaGTACAAGTTGACTGTCAATAGTGAGCACTTAATTAGCTATCACGATGAACTTAATAAAAAGCTTACCGATGACCCAGCGGAAATGATTCCATTGTTTGAGCAGGCAATCACTGAAATAGCTAAAAGAATTGCATATATCTCGAGTGATGAAGCACCATCCAGTTTCCCAATATGTCAACTCATTTTGCTTTCCAACGATCATAGAATATCGATCAGAGATTTGGATGCCGAGCACATCTCCAAGATTGTTAAAATATCAGGTATAATCATATCTGCATCAACCTTGCACTCAAAGGCTACGGAGGTTACACTTATGTGTAGAAATTGTCGGCAcacaatgaaaatgaaaattcaaTCCAGTTTTGGTGTTCCTCAGATACCAAACAAGTGTCAGGCCCCTCCTCAGCCTAATGGTGCCAAGAGTGATTGTCCTCCAGAACCATATATCATTGTTCATGATAAATCCAAATTTATTGACCAGCAAGTGTTAAAGCTTCAGGAGACTACGGATATGATACCTGTTGGTGAAATGCCAAGGCATATACTGCTCAGTGTTGATAGATACCTTTGCAACAGAGTTGTGCCTGGTACGAGGTGCGATGTAGTGGGAATATATTCCATCTACCAGTCACGTGTTAAGAGCAGTGGAAGTGCAAATAATGCGGCTATCAGAAATCCATACATGAAGGTTTTGGGAATTCAGACCGAATCGGATCTCATCACCGGTGGTGGTCTTAATAACGTTTTCtctgaagaagaggaggaggagtTTCTTACTTTATCACGTATGCCCGATTTGTATGAAAGGTTTTCGAGGTCCATTGCACCTTCCATCTATGGAAATTCGGACATGAAGAAAGCTATCACTTGCCTTTTGTTTGGAGGATCAAAGAAGGTGCTTCCAGACGGAATGCGGCTTCGTGGTGATATAAATGTTCTTCTGCTTGGTGATCCAGGTACCGCCAAATCCCAGCTTTtaaaatttgttgaaaaggTGTCTCCTATAGCTATTTACACTTCAGGTAAAGGATCTTCTGCTGCTGGTTTGACTGCCTCCGTTCAGAGGGACCAAGCAACTGGTGATTTTTACCTCGAAGGAGGTGCTATGGTCCTTGCTGATGGTGGTGTTGTTTGTATTGATGAGTTTGATAAAATGAGAGAAGAAGACCGAGTGGCCATTCATGAGGCTATGGAGCAACAAACCATATCCATTGCAAAGGCCGGAATTACCACAGTTTTGAATTCCCGGACGTCAGTGTTAGCTGCTGCAAACCCGGTGTTTGGAAGGTACGATGATTCCAGATCCGCGGGTGAAAATATCGATTTCCAAACCACCATCTTGTCGCGTTTCGATATGATTTTCATCGTTAAGGATGAGCATAACACACAAAGGGATATAGCAATTGCAAAACACGTTATGAATGTGCATGCAAATGGAGGTTCAGCCGAAGAACAGTCTGAGGGTGAAATTCCGATcgaaaagatgaaaagataCATACAATACTGCCGTGCTAAATGCGCCCCTAGACTTTCTATGGAAGCTGCTGAGATGCTTTCTTCCCACTTTGTAAGTATAAGAAAGGAGGTGAAACAGAAAGAGTCATATTCTTCCGAAAGATCGTCTATTCCGATCACCGTTCGTCAGCTAGAGGCTATTGTACGTATAGCTGAATCTCTTGCCAAGATGGAACTTTCTCCCGTTGCTGCAGAGCGTCATGTGGAAGAGGCCATTAGACTGTTCAATGCTTCCACGATGCAGGCAATAAATAGTGAAAATGCTGACAGTGCACAGCTCACTGGACAAATTACCAGAATTGAGGCTGAGATCAAGCGTAGGCTTCCTATTGGATGGTCTACCTCCTACAGTACATTAAGAAGGCAGTTTGTCGATAGAGGACGTTATACACAGGCTGCCTTAGAAAAGGCTCTTACGATATtggaaaggaaagaaagtatACAGTTCAGACACCAAAGAATGAGTGTATTCAGATGTGGTGTGTAA
- a CDS encoding uncharacterized protein (MEROPS:MER0064621~BUSCO:EOG09262QL6), with protein sequence MNSIPFSKRVKLSAPTVGERSDTGTINSHDTDPDDIEEQEHPLVHKQRIEQRKRNTVVYLETIDRKVLDFDSEKVCSVSLSDSNIYGCLRCNRYFRGRSRGSECFAHSINEEHHVFISFNTFKFYILPENYELDSETSESLKDIRFLANPTFTKKQIDLLDKVSPPALDLNKQKYNPGFIGIVNFGANDYANVVFQSLAHISIVRNYFLQDPDRFKGTDLVRRISLLIRKLWSPYLFKPHISAHEVIQYISNITNMKFNIQNECHPKDFLLWLLNHMHSECVSELEDKVISKTFRGKLKLNSKKVSFWLISLSLPSATLFKDGVESEVPQVKLESLIKQKSFQFLKMPNALIISINRIDSTNKLAGVNNSGINPAIVKFNPDRLVVNGENYKLSSNICMEIDSEDNIVSSTNDKWFDKSKNIEEKLHYKVQLLDKAHDKWFEMKDLKVRFIDKELLFLSSSCLQIWEKVT encoded by the coding sequence ATGAATAGtattcctttttcaaaaagggTAAAATTGTCTGCACCTACGGTAGGTGAAAGGTCGGACACTGGTACCATAAATTCACATGATACGGACCCggatgatattgaagagCAAGAGCATCCGCTTGTACATAAGCAGCGAATAGAGCAAAGGAAACGCAACACTGTTGTTTACTTAGAAACAATTGACAGAAAAGTTCTCGATTTTGATTCTGAAAAGGTGTGCAGTGTTTCATTGTCCGATTCGAATATTTACGGTTGTCTACGCTGTAATCGTTACTTTCGTGGTAGATCGAGAGGTTCTGAATGTTTTGCACACTCAATAAATGAGGAACACCATGTTTTCATCAGTTTCAATACTTTTAAATTCTACATTCTTCCCGAAAATTATGAGTTGGACAGCGAAACTTCGGAATCGTTAAAGGATATTCGATTTCTTGCCAATCCTACGTTTACTAAAAAGCAGATCGATCTACTGGACAAAGTTTCACCACCCGCGTTGGATTTAAACAAGCAGAAATATAATCCAGGCTTTATTGGAATAGTAAATTTTGGAGCTAACGATTATGCAAACGTCGTGTTTCAGTCCTTGGCCCATATTTCCATCGTTCGcaattattttcttcaagatcCGGACAGATTCAAAGGCACAGATTTGGTGAGGCGTATATCACTTCTAATAAGAAAGCTTTGGTCaccatatttatttaaacCACACATATCTGCCCATGAAGTGATTCAGTATATTTCCAATATTACCAACATGAAATTCAACATCCAGAATGAGTGCCATCCCAAGGATTTTCTCCTGTGGCTTCTAAATCATATGCATAGTGAGTGCGTTTCCGAGTTGGAAGATAAAGTCATATCCAAAACATTTCGTGGAAAACTAAAACTTAATTCAAAAAAGGTCAGCTTTTGGTTAATTTCCTTGAGTCTACCCTCCGCAACATTATTCAAAGATGGTGTTGAGTCAGAAGTTCCCCAGGTAAAGCTTGAGAGTCtcataaaacaaaaaagctttcaatttttaaaaatgcCCAACGCTTTAATCATAAGCATTAATCGCATTGATAGCACTAATAAATTGGCTGGTGTTAATAATTCAGGAATTAATCCTGCTATCGTCAAGTTTAATCCCGACCGTTTAGTGGTAAATGGGGAAAACTACAAACTGTCATCAAATATCTGCATGGAAATTGACAGTGAGGACAATATTGTCTCAAGTACAAATGATAAATGGTTTGataaatccaaaaatattgaagaaaaacttCATTATAAAGTACAACTTTTGGATAAGGCACATGATAAATGGTTCGAAATGAAAGATCTTAAAGTGCGATTCATAGATAAAGAACTCCTCTTTCTATCAAGTAGTTGTTTACAAATCTGGGAAAAGGTCACATAA